Proteins encoded by one window of Lutibacter sp. A64:
- a CDS encoding FecR family protein translates to MSKIEKHNINDLLNDDKFIIWVTSNFKTNNHFWMNFKSELDTEDLKKFDNATLILSKLKTLNIDDSKSVKSEAFIKQQYINLLEASNKIKSSKLKVLRPSNFLKYAAAVILLISIATMYFTSTKNTTSFAEHLTKTEYNNTDILIQTSTYEYFKISEDTNSKWLLKNGVLVNVNSETINFISTDNLISNKNDDAFKIIVPKGKKYALTLIDGTAIELNSNSTISFNNSTISKQRKVDLSGEAFFDVAHNKKRPFIVQSSDLKIEVLGTEFNVSNYENDGYTSTTLINGSINVSNPHGENQKIKPGTQAKLYHNQNKIIVQNVNVQNEVSWTMNRMIFENEKLENIVTRLDNWYNVSFILKDEKIKQFRFTGTLKKENELIHFLQMLKYTEGISYKIIENKVELFFN, encoded by the coding sequence ATGTCCAAAATAGAGAAGCACAATATTAATGATTTATTAAATGATGATAAATTTATTATTTGGGTAACATCAAATTTTAAAACAAATAATCATTTTTGGATGAATTTTAAAAGTGAATTAGATACAGAAGATTTAAAAAAGTTTGACAATGCTACTCTTATACTTTCCAAACTAAAAACCTTAAATATTGACGATTCTAAATCTGTAAAATCAGAAGCATTTATTAAACAACAATATATTAATTTATTAGAAGCTTCTAACAAAATAAAAAGTTCTAAATTAAAAGTATTAAGACCAAGCAACTTTTTAAAATATGCAGCAGCTGTTATTTTATTAATTTCAATAGCTACAATGTATTTTACTTCAACCAAAAATACAACTTCTTTTGCTGAACACTTAACAAAAACAGAATACAACAATACAGATATTTTAATACAAACTTCAACCTATGAATACTTTAAAATCTCTGAAGACACCAATAGTAAATGGTTATTAAAAAATGGTGTACTTGTAAACGTCAATTCTGAAACAATAAATTTTATTTCAACTGATAATTTAATTTCTAACAAAAATGATGATGCGTTTAAAATAATTGTTCCAAAAGGAAAAAAATACGCATTAACACTAATTGATGGAACTGCTATTGAATTAAATTCAAACAGTACTATTTCTTTTAATAACTCTACAATTTCAAAACAACGAAAAGTAGATTTATCAGGTGAAGCTTTTTTTGACGTAGCACATAATAAGAAGCGTCCGTTTATTGTACAATCTTCAGATTTAAAAATTGAAGTATTAGGTACCGAGTTTAATGTATCAAATTATGAAAATGATGGTTACACCAGTACAACTTTAATTAATGGGTCCATTAATGTTTCTAATCCTCACGGAGAAAATCAAAAGATTAAACCTGGAACTCAAGCTAAATTATACCACAATCAAAATAAAATTATTGTACAAAATGTAAATGTTCAAAATGAAGTTTCTTGGACTATGAACAGAATGATTTTTGAAAATGAAAAGTTAGAGAACATAGTAACAAGACTTGATAATTGGTATAACGTAAGTTTTATTTTAAAAGATGAAAAAATAAAACAATTTAGATTTACTGGAACTCTTAAAAAAGAAAATGAATTAATTCATTTTTTACAAATGCTTAAATATACTGAAGGCATTAGTTATAAAATTATTGAAAACAAGGTAGAATTGTTTTTCAATTAA